The following are from one region of the Staphylococcus schleiferi genome:
- a CDS encoding DNA-processing protein DprA: protein MKQLFLLLLYAGFTTQQIQKMYPILLTLKGNIDDVSNYLNEMLKITPSQTIVQKIRRFRSLKIDTIESDLKRHCITPLAIHDPLYPSQLKEIHDPPFVLFCKGNLQTFKAMKHTLAIVGARRCTDYTPQALSYLFKDLREYPLTIISGLAYGTDALAHQFALDYHMHTVGVLGFGHHRHYPASTFQLRQKIENQYLTISEYPPHIPIAKFRFPERNRLISGLSQGVLITEAQARSGALITLDQALEQNRNVYVLPGDMFN from the coding sequence ATGAAACAACTGTTCCTTTTACTATTATATGCCGGCTTTACAACACAACAGATTCAAAAGATGTATCCCATCTTACTCACTTTAAAAGGTAATATCGACGACGTTAGCAACTATCTCAATGAAATGTTGAAAATAACGCCTTCTCAAACTATTGTGCAAAAAATAAGGCGTTTTCGTTCATTAAAAATCGATACTATAGAGTCTGATTTAAAACGACATTGTATTACTCCTCTAGCGATTCATGACCCTCTTTATCCTTCCCAATTAAAAGAAATTCATGACCCTCCTTTTGTTCTTTTTTGTAAAGGTAATCTCCAAACATTCAAAGCGATGAAACATACTCTAGCAATTGTTGGCGCAAGGCGTTGTACAGACTACACCCCACAAGCCCTTTCTTATTTATTTAAAGACTTACGCGAATATCCACTCACTATTATTTCTGGCTTAGCATATGGAACCGATGCACTTGCACATCAATTTGCACTTGACTATCATATGCATACTGTAGGTGTTCTTGGATTTGGTCATCATCGTCATTATCCTGCAAGTACATTTCAGTTGCGACAAAAGATCGAAAACCAGTATCTTACAATAAGTGAATATCCCCCTCACATACCTATCGCAAAATTTAGATTTCCTGAAAGAAATAGATTGATTAGTGGATTATCTCAGGGGGTATTAATTACAGAAGCTCAGGCACGGAGCGGGGCACTCATTACCTTGGATCAAGCATTGGAACAAAATCGTAATGTTTATGTCTTACCAGGTGATATGTTTAATTAG
- a CDS encoding nucleoside triphosphate pyrophosphohydrolase family protein, with the protein MDFNTYQQKAMRTLKDHPDFHKHIQMAVLGLNGESGEVADIIKKHLYHGHDFDKEAFKKELGDVLWYLSTCASAIDTDLNEIAQLNIEKLERRYPNGFNHQDSIHRKDY; encoded by the coding sequence ATGGATTTTAATACATATCAACAAAAAGCAATGCGAACTTTAAAAGATCATCCCGACTTTCATAAACATATACAAATGGCCGTATTGGGACTTAATGGAGAATCTGGCGAAGTCGCGGATATTATCAAAAAGCATTTGTATCATGGTCACGACTTTGATAAGGAGGCTTTTAAAAAGGAACTTGGAGATGTATTGTGGTATCTTTCTACATGTGCATCTGCCATTGATACCGATTTGAATGAAATTGCACAGTTAAACATCGAAAAACTTGAGCGTCGTTATCCAAATGGCTTTAACCATCAAGATTCAATTCACCGCAAAGATTATTGA
- a CDS encoding ribonuclease HII — MRPSKTIAQIKEEIQTIQTIQSLKAHPDYHDARKGVQRIFLSREKQIEKIQAQLLKYDEMCQFENEILAHHPEALICGIDEVGRGPLAGPVVASAVVLQPEHHYIGINDSKQLSPAKRKNLNTQLQANVRAWQIGVATPQEIDQFNIYEATKLAMYRAIENLTVVPTHYLIDAMTLDKITAPQQSIIKGDARSVSIAAASIIAKEYRDDLMASYDQQYPGYDFSNNAGYGTKKHLDGLEAYGVTDIHRKSFEPIKSIVAKQL, encoded by the coding sequence ATGAGACCCTCAAAAACCATTGCTCAAATCAAAGAAGAAATACAAACCATTCAAACTATCCAAAGTTTAAAAGCACATCCGGATTATCATGATGCTCGAAAGGGCGTACAACGTATTTTTTTAAGTCGTGAAAAGCAAATCGAAAAAATACAGGCACAGCTATTAAAATATGATGAAATGTGCCAATTTGAAAATGAAATTTTAGCACATCATCCGGAAGCATTGATTTGTGGAATAGATGAGGTGGGTAGAGGACCTTTAGCAGGGCCTGTTGTTGCGAGTGCGGTCGTTTTACAACCTGAGCATCACTATATCGGTATCAATGACTCTAAACAACTTTCCCCAGCTAAACGCAAAAACTTGAATACACAGTTGCAAGCAAACGTACGTGCATGGCAAATTGGAGTGGCCACACCACAAGAAATCGACCAATTCAATATATATGAAGCAACCAAATTAGCCATGTATCGCGCAATTGAAAATTTAACTGTAGTGCCTACGCATTATTTAATTGATGCGATGACATTAGATAAAATCACTGCACCACAGCAGTCCATTATAAAAGGGGATGCTCGAAGTGTTTCAATAGCAGCAGCGAGTATTATTGCGAAAGAATATCGGGATGATTTGATGGCGTCTTATGATCAACAATACCCTGGCTATGATTTTTCAAATAACGCCGGTTACGGAACGAAAAAACATTTAGACGGTTTGGAAGCGTACGGTGTGACAGATATTCACCGAAAAAGTTTTGAACCGATTAAGTCAATCGTCGCAAAGCAGCTATAA
- a CDS encoding GtrA family protein, whose translation MYNIERITEIFRFILVGGINTMNYYVVYLILLNLLHIHYLISHIVGFIVAFVISYYLNCYFVYKVKPTLKKFLAFPLTQVVNMGTQTLLIFIFVQYLNFNESIAPFIGLIVTIPITYVLSKYILKDR comes from the coding sequence ATGTATAATATAGAAAGAATTACTGAAATTTTTAGGTTTATTCTCGTAGGTGGTATTAACACGATGAACTATTACGTCGTATACCTTATCCTTTTAAACTTACTTCATATTCATTATCTTATTAGCCATATCGTTGGTTTTATTGTCGCTTTTGTTATTTCTTACTATTTAAATTGTTACTTTGTTTATAAAGTCAAACCAACCTTAAAAAAGTTTTTAGCATTTCCGCTAACACAAGTTGTGAATATGGGCACTCAAACGTTACTTATTTTTATTTTTGTACAATATTTAAATTTTAACGAATCGATTGCACCTTTTATCGGTTTAATTGTAACGATTCCAATCACTTATGTCTTATCTAAATATATCCTTAAAGATCGATAA
- the sucD gene encoding succinate--CoA ligase subunit alpha produces MSVFVDKNSKVIVQGITGSTALFHTKQMLEYGTQIVAGVTPGKGGQVVEGVPVYNTVEEAKKETGANVSVIYVPAPFAADAILECADAELDLAICITEHIPVIDMVKVKRYLEGRKTRLIGPNCPGVITSDETKIGIMPGYIHKKGHVGVVSRSGTLTYEAVHQLTEEGIGQSTAVGIGGDPVNGTNFIDVLEAFNNDDETKAVVMIGEIGGTAEEEAAEWIKANMTKPVIGFIGGQTAPPGKRMGHAGAIISGGKGTAEEKIKTLNDCGVKTAATPSEIGATLIEAAKEAGIYESLLTVKA; encoded by the coding sequence ATGAGCGTATTTGTAGATAAGAATTCAAAAGTTATCGTACAAGGTATTACAGGGTCAACTGCCCTTTTCCATACTAAACAAATGTTAGAATATGGGACACAAATCGTCGCAGGTGTAACACCAGGTAAAGGTGGACAAGTGGTCGAAGGTGTACCGGTTTATAATACGGTGGAGGAAGCTAAAAAAGAAACAGGCGCAAACGTTTCTGTCATTTATGTACCTGCACCATTTGCTGCAGATGCTATTTTAGAGTGTGCAGATGCAGAATTAGATTTAGCTATCTGTATTACTGAGCATATTCCTGTTATTGATATGGTTAAAGTGAAACGTTATCTTGAAGGTAGAAAAACACGTTTAATTGGACCAAACTGCCCAGGTGTCATTACATCGGATGAAACAAAAATTGGTATTATGCCAGGTTATATTCATAAAAAAGGACATGTCGGTGTTGTTTCACGTTCAGGTACATTAACTTATGAAGCTGTTCATCAATTGACTGAAGAAGGCATCGGTCAATCTACAGCGGTAGGTATTGGTGGAGACCCAGTTAATGGTACAAACTTCATTGATGTTTTAGAAGCTTTTAATAACGATGATGAAACAAAAGCTGTAGTGATGATTGGTGAAATTGGTGGTACTGCTGAAGAAGAAGCGGCAGAATGGATTAAAGCCAATATGACTAAACCGGTTATCGGCTTTATCGGGGGTCAAACAGCCCCTCCAGGGAAACGTATGGGACACGCAGGTGCTATTATCTCTGGTGGTAAAGGAACTGCAGAAGAAAAAATTAAAACGCTTAACGATTGTGGCGTAAAAACAGCTGCAACACCTTCTGAAATTGGTGCAACGTTAATTGAAGCAGCTAAAGAAGCTGGCATTTATGAATCATTATTAACTGTGAAGGCATAA
- a CDS encoding YfhO family protein, with translation MKRFFQSVNMIITALILSLIGHAYITYRFCVDGLLFTGPNDGLEQMVPIQMFLYQKWSEGTFFYATDFGLGGDFFTDLSYYFSTNIIFIITALITWLLHHWGLVDPTQMMYWLKLALIVSIIKCACIILATYAYARYINLKRHTAILFAFLFATSPIYFRFTVYWPFFSDVFIWMPLLFLSIERFFRTGKIGLFVTVVAISFINNFYFAYYQVLMGIIYYLLRLIYQHDEDLIRRKQSFVPLFIGSILGVGASLCFFFHGVHSFLNNSRIPYSGRIPFVEPFNSSSNLFYDNYLIVILFLTIQALLTFKLYRHFYFRLFAILSFITIVCAFIPYVDSLFNGFSAPQKRWHYLIAFASSGLIACYLHHFKSVDYRTYIFTSIPAILVVWISAYFYERYVVWIYTLPVVFFIGLLALLLKNKPRKYIFSFLFSIYLISLFILTLLVSLVFTKYQIFHQDHEKRANRFYVQASLYNTPLQQELVNNMKSQLRGGERIDWRVNAQDNTPMYQNFRGLSLYSSIFDHHLVALYYRELMINLKDESVSRYQSTGSRSNIASLFSVRYQMLKDYQHELPANFKWVKQQGQYQIYENQDILPPVRVMNRYYRSSDLKQPLDREHAMIEGVVLDNKGHPYPTKASNLIKKVYPSYIHAHKMDENNIKVSQSNGGLRIHVPYAIRKNNKDFYLIVYVKKGLPDSNSTITVNGYQNNRLFNDSIYRTGQNELLYRTQPDENGNIRLQFSPQGLYHFQLCGLYGENYQILKNANHHMKHHLVEKQGKFLIRLRSHQGGMAVINIPYRQGMVAKVDGKKVKVEKVNYMMTGIPVSAHAKEIQLTYRPPYFITLIIISIFSVGLSFMFSRWCRQHYQKRKSEKVEKAN, from the coding sequence ATGAAGCGCTTTTTTCAATCTGTAAACATGATTATCACAGCATTGATTTTATCTTTAATAGGTCACGCGTATATCACTTATCGCTTTTGCGTTGATGGTTTATTGTTCACTGGGCCTAACGATGGTCTAGAACAAATGGTACCGATTCAGATGTTTTTATATCAAAAATGGTCTGAGGGTACCTTTTTTTATGCGACCGATTTCGGATTGGGTGGAGATTTTTTTACAGATCTATCTTACTACTTTTCAACGAATATCATTTTCATAATTACTGCACTTATAACTTGGTTATTACATCATTGGGGACTTGTCGATCCAACTCAAATGATGTATTGGTTGAAACTCGCACTGATTGTTTCAATTATAAAATGTGCTTGTATTATCCTTGCGACATACGCATATGCAAGATACATAAACTTAAAACGTCACACTGCAATTTTATTTGCGTTTTTATTTGCAACTTCGCCGATATATTTTCGATTTACAGTCTATTGGCCATTTTTCAGTGATGTATTCATTTGGATGCCTCTCCTTTTTTTAAGTATCGAGCGCTTTTTTAGAACTGGAAAAATAGGACTATTTGTGACTGTTGTCGCCATATCATTCATCAACAATTTTTATTTTGCTTATTATCAAGTGTTAATGGGTATCATTTATTATCTTTTGCGTTTAATTTACCAGCATGATGAAGATTTAATACGTCGAAAGCAATCTTTTGTTCCCCTTTTTATTGGGTCCATTTTAGGCGTAGGTGCAAGTCTTTGCTTTTTCTTTCATGGTGTTCACAGCTTTTTAAATAATAGCAGGATTCCTTATAGTGGCCGTATCCCATTCGTTGAGCCATTTAATTCTAGCTCAAATTTATTTTACGATAATTATTTAATCGTTATATTATTCCTTACGATTCAAGCTTTGCTGACGTTTAAATTATACCGTCATTTTTATTTTAGACTATTTGCTATTCTAAGTTTCATCACGATTGTATGCGCATTTATTCCGTATGTTGACAGCCTCTTTAACGGCTTTTCTGCGCCACAAAAGCGCTGGCACTATTTAATCGCATTTGCTTCGAGTGGTTTAATCGCATGCTATCTCCATCACTTCAAATCTGTAGACTACAGAACGTATATCTTCACTTCTATTCCGGCAATTTTAGTTGTATGGATAAGCGCTTATTTTTATGAGCGCTATGTCGTTTGGATATATACGTTACCCGTGGTCTTTTTCATCGGGCTATTAGCCTTATTATTAAAAAATAAACCGAGAAAGTATATTTTCTCATTTCTATTCAGTATTTATTTGATATCGTTATTCATATTGACTTTACTTGTCTCTCTTGTTTTTACAAAGTATCAAATCTTTCATCAAGACCATGAAAAAAGGGCAAATCGGTTTTATGTACAAGCAAGTCTTTACAATACACCGCTTCAACAAGAACTTGTTAACAACATGAAGTCCCAGTTACGGGGCGGAGAACGTATCGATTGGCGAGTAAATGCGCAAGATAACACACCAATGTATCAGAATTTTAGAGGCTTAAGTCTATATTCGAGTATATTTGATCACCATCTTGTAGCACTTTATTATCGCGAATTGATGATTAATTTGAAAGATGAATCTGTAAGCCGTTACCAATCGACAGGAAGCCGCTCCAATATCGCGAGTTTATTTTCTGTTCGTTATCAAATGTTGAAAGATTATCAACATGAATTACCCGCAAACTTTAAATGGGTGAAACAACAAGGTCAATATCAAATATATGAAAATCAGGATATCCTTCCGCCAGTTCGTGTCATGAATCGTTACTATCGATCAAGTGATTTAAAACAGCCTTTAGATCGTGAACATGCCATGATTGAAGGTGTCGTCTTAGATAATAAAGGACACCCTTATCCGACAAAAGCCAGTAATCTTATTAAAAAGGTCTATCCTTCATATATTCATGCACATAAAATGGATGAGAATAACATTAAAGTCTCACAATCAAATGGTGGCTTGCGAATTCATGTTCCGTATGCGATTCGAAAAAATAATAAAGATTTTTATCTTATTGTTTATGTAAAAAAAGGATTGCCTGATAGTAACAGCACGATTACAGTAAATGGCTATCAAAACAATCGTTTGTTTAATGATTCCATTTATCGTACGGGTCAAAATGAATTATTATATCGGACTCAGCCAGATGAAAATGGCAATATTCGTCTTCAATTTTCTCCTCAAGGTCTTTATCATTTCCAATTATGTGGTTTATACGGAGAAAATTATCAAATTCTCAAAAATGCCAACCATCACATGAAGCATCATTTGGTGGAAAAACAAGGTAAATTTTTGATTCGTTTGAGATCACATCAGGGGGGTATGGCAGTTATAAACATCCCTTATCGTCAAGGTATGGTCGCTAAAGTTGATGGTAAAAAGGTAAAGGTTGAAAAAGTGAACTATATGATGACAGGCATCCCAGTTTCAGCGCATGCAAAGGAAATCCAATTGACTTACCGTCCACCGTATTTTATAACACTGATTATCATTTCGATATTCAGCGTCGGACTTAGTTTCATGTTTAGCCGTTGGTGTCGACAACATTATCAAAAAAGAAAGAGTGAAAAAGTTGAAAAAGCAAACTAA
- the sucC gene encoding ADP-forming succinate--CoA ligase subunit beta: MNIHEYQGKEIFRSMGVAVPEGRVAFSAEEAVEKAKELDTDVYVVKAQIHAGGRGKAGGVKIAKSLSEVETYANELLGKVLVTHQTGPEGKEVKRLYIEEGADIQKEYYVGFVIDRATDRVTLMASEEGGTEIEEVAAKSPEKIFKETIDPVVGLSPYQARRIAFNINIPKASINKAVKFLISLYNVFIEKDCSIVEINPLVLTGEGEVLALDSKINFDDNALFRHKDVVELRDLDEEDPKEIEASKYELSYIALDGNIGCMVNGAGLAMATMDTINHFNGTPANFLDVGGGATKEKVTEAFKIILGDDNVKGIFVNIFGGIMRCDVIAEGIVAAVKEVELTLPLVVRLEGTNVDQGKKILKESGLAIEPASTMAEGAQKIVKLVSEA; this comes from the coding sequence ATGAATATCCATGAGTATCAAGGAAAAGAAATTTTTCGCTCAATGGGCGTAGCAGTACCAGAAGGGCGCGTAGCTTTTTCAGCTGAAGAAGCTGTAGAAAAAGCAAAAGAGTTAGATACAGATGTTTATGTTGTAAAAGCACAAATTCACGCTGGGGGACGTGGTAAAGCAGGCGGTGTAAAAATTGCTAAGTCTTTATCAGAAGTTGAAACATACGCGAATGAATTGTTAGGTAAAGTGCTCGTTACACATCAAACGGGTCCAGAAGGTAAAGAAGTAAAACGCTTATACATCGAAGAAGGTGCAGATATTCAAAAAGAATATTACGTTGGCTTTGTGATTGATCGCGCAACAGATCGCGTAACTTTAATGGCATCTGAAGAAGGCGGAACTGAAATTGAAGAAGTTGCGGCTAAAAGTCCAGAAAAGATTTTTAAAGAAACAATCGACCCTGTCGTAGGTTTATCGCCTTATCAAGCGCGTCGAATTGCGTTTAACATTAACATTCCTAAAGCATCAATTAATAAAGCAGTAAAATTTTTGATTTCTTTATACAATGTGTTCATTGAAAAAGATTGTTCTATTGTTGAAATTAATCCACTTGTTTTAACAGGTGAAGGGGAAGTTTTAGCGTTAGACTCTAAAATTAACTTCGATGACAATGCGTTATTCCGTCATAAAGATGTGGTGGAACTACGTGACTTGGATGAAGAAGATCCAAAAGAAATCGAAGCTTCTAAATATGAATTGTCCTATATCGCTTTAGACGGAAATATTGGTTGTATGGTTAACGGTGCCGGCTTAGCAATGGCAACAATGGATACAATTAACCATTTTAACGGTACACCTGCCAATTTCTTAGACGTAGGTGGCGGCGCTACAAAAGAAAAAGTGACTGAAGCTTTTAAAATTATTTTAGGTGATGACAACGTAAAAGGTATTTTTGTAAATATCTTCGGGGGAATTATGCGCTGTGATGTCATTGCTGAAGGTATTGTAGCTGCTGTTAAAGAAGTCGAACTTACATTACCATTAGTCGTTCGTCTTGAAGGAACAAATGTAGACCAAGGTAAAAAAATCTTAAAAGAATCAGGTTTAGCAATTGAACCCGCTAGCACTATGGCTGAAGGCGCTCAAAAAATCGTTAAACTTGTAAGCGAAGCGTAA
- the ylqF gene encoding ribosome biogenesis GTPase YlqF yields the protein MVIQWFPGHMAKAKREVTEQLKKVDVVFELVDARIPLSSRNPMIDEVIQQKPRVVIFNKKDMSQLNEMEKWYTFFKEKGAYPVAVDAKHGKGLKQVEVAAIEVTKEKFEREKAKGLKPRAIRAMIVGIPNVGKSTLINKLAKRTIAQTGNKPGVTKQQQWIKVGQSLQLLDTPGILWPKFEDQLIGKKLSLTGAIKDSIVHLDEVAIYGLEFLIEHDYEGLLAHYKIDVPRDADNIEWFDAIGRKRGLLQRGNEVDYEAVIELIIHEIRNAKIGTYCFDIYDELSAQ from the coding sequence ATGGTGATTCAGTGGTTTCCCGGTCACATGGCCAAAGCGAAAAGAGAAGTAACAGAGCAATTAAAAAAAGTGGATGTTGTATTTGAGTTAGTAGATGCACGAATTCCATTAAGTTCAAGAAATCCGATGATTGATGAAGTGATTCAACAAAAGCCACGCGTAGTCATTTTTAATAAAAAAGATATGTCTCAGTTAAATGAAATGGAAAAGTGGTATACATTTTTTAAAGAAAAAGGGGCCTATCCTGTTGCGGTCGATGCTAAGCACGGTAAAGGTTTAAAGCAGGTCGAAGTCGCAGCTATAGAAGTAACGAAAGAAAAATTCGAACGTGAAAAAGCTAAAGGCTTAAAACCGAGAGCGATTCGCGCGATGATAGTGGGTATCCCAAATGTAGGTAAATCAACGCTAATAAACAAATTGGCAAAACGCACAATCGCACAAACAGGAAATAAACCAGGTGTAACGAAGCAGCAACAATGGATTAAAGTGGGCCAATCATTACAATTATTAGACACACCAGGGATTTTATGGCCTAAATTTGAAGATCAGTTAATTGGTAAAAAGCTAAGTTTAACAGGTGCCATTAAAGATAGCATTGTGCATTTGGATGAAGTTGCCATTTATGGGTTAGAGTTTTTAATCGAACATGATTATGAAGGTTTATTGGCACATTATAAAATTGATGTGCCGCGTGATGCAGATAATATTGAATGGTTTGACGCAATTGGGCGTAAAAGAGGCCTCTTACAGCGTGGAAATGAAGTAGACTATGAAGCTGTGATTGAATTGATTATTCATGAAATTAGAAATGCGAAAATAGGGACATATTGTTTCGATATTTATGATGAATTGAGTGCGCAATAA
- the topA gene encoding type I DNA topoisomerase, with the protein MADNLVIVESPAKAKTIEKYLGKKYKVIASMGHVRDLPRSQMGVDVEDNYEPKYITIRGKGPVVKDLKRHAKKAKKVFLASDPDREGEAIAWHLANILELEDSKENRVVFNEITKDAVKESFKHPRGIEMDLVDAQQARRILDRLVGYNISPVLWKKVKKGLSAGRVQSVALRLIIDRENEIRNFKPEEYWSIEGEFRYGKSKFNAKFLHYKGKPYKLTNKDDVAVITKALDGDRFTVSNVSTKEKTRRPAFPFTTSTLQQEAARKLNFKARKTMMIAQQLYEGIDLKRKGTIGLITYMRTDSTRISKDAQNEAKQYIESQYGADYLSKSTQKGKQGDQDAHEAIRPTSTLRTPAEMKDFLTRDQYRLYKLIWERFVASQMAPAILDTVSVDLTQNDIKFRANGQTIKFKGFMTLYVETNDDKGKEKENRLPKLEVGNEVIATKIDPAQHFTQPPPRYTEARLVKTLEELKIGRPSTYAPTIDTIQKRNYVKNESKRFVPTELGEIVHEQVKEYFPEIIDVEFTVNMETLLDKIADGDIAWKKVVGDFYNSFKQDVARAEEEMEKIEIKDEPAGEDCEVCGSPMVIKMGRYGKFMACSNFPDCRNTKAITKPIGVKCPKCKTGDVVERKSKKNRVFYGCSNYPECDFISWDKPIGRDCPKCNHYLAEHKKGRTTQVVCSNCDYKEEVQK; encoded by the coding sequence TTGGCAGATAATCTTGTCATAGTTGAATCGCCTGCAAAAGCGAAAACGATAGAGAAATATTTAGGCAAGAAGTATAAAGTCATTGCATCTATGGGTCACGTGAGAGACTTACCACGTAGCCAAATGGGTGTAGATGTTGAAGACAATTATGAGCCTAAGTATATCACTATAAGAGGAAAGGGACCTGTCGTAAAAGATTTGAAGCGACATGCGAAAAAGGCTAAAAAAGTTTTTCTTGCAAGTGACCCCGACCGCGAAGGTGAAGCAATTGCATGGCACTTAGCAAATATACTTGAGTTAGAAGATAGTAAAGAGAATCGAGTTGTATTTAATGAGATCACTAAAGATGCTGTGAAAGAAAGTTTCAAACATCCACGCGGCATTGAAATGGATCTTGTGGATGCGCAACAAGCGCGCCGTATTTTAGACCGTTTAGTGGGTTATAATATTTCTCCAGTTTTATGGAAAAAGGTAAAAAAAGGGTTATCAGCTGGACGTGTGCAATCTGTCGCATTACGCCTCATCATTGATCGTGAAAACGAGATTCGTAATTTTAAGCCCGAAGAATATTGGTCAATTGAAGGCGAGTTTCGTTATGGAAAATCAAAATTTAATGCCAAGTTTCTACATTATAAAGGTAAACCTTACAAGTTAACGAATAAAGATGATGTCGCTGTAATCACTAAAGCATTGGATGGGGATCGTTTTACCGTTTCAAATGTTTCGACAAAAGAAAAAACGCGTCGACCTGCGTTTCCTTTTACGACGTCAACATTGCAACAAGAAGCTGCACGTAAGTTGAACTTCAAAGCGCGTAAAACCATGATGATTGCACAACAATTATATGAAGGAATCGACTTAAAAAGAAAAGGGACAATAGGTCTGATTACTTATATGAGAACAGACTCTACACGTATTTCTAAAGATGCACAAAATGAAGCTAAACAATATATCGAGTCTCAATATGGCGCTGATTATTTATCAAAATCAACACAAAAAGGAAAGCAAGGGGACCAGGATGCCCATGAAGCGATTCGTCCAACGAGCACACTTCGTACACCTGCTGAGATGAAAGATTTCTTAACTCGGGATCAATATCGCTTATACAAATTAATTTGGGAAAGATTTGTAGCAAGTCAAATGGCACCTGCGATTTTAGATACTGTTTCTGTTGATTTGACACAAAACGATATTAAGTTTAGAGCGAATGGCCAAACGATTAAATTTAAAGGCTTTATGACGTTATATGTGGAAACGAATGATGATAAAGGGAAAGAAAAAGAAAACCGCTTACCGAAATTAGAAGTAGGTAATGAAGTGATTGCTACTAAAATAGACCCAGCTCAGCATTTTACACAACCCCCACCACGATATACTGAAGCACGTCTAGTTAAAACGTTAGAAGAATTAAAAATTGGGCGACCATCAACTTATGCCCCTACAATTGACACCATTCAAAAAAGGAATTATGTTAAAAATGAAAGTAAACGTTTCGTGCCAACTGAACTCGGTGAGATTGTACACGAACAAGTGAAAGAGTACTTTCCTGAAATCATTGATGTGGAATTCACAGTCAATATGGAAACGTTACTCGATAAAATTGCTGACGGTGATATTGCTTGGAAAAAGGTTGTTGGAGACTTTTACAACAGCTTTAAACAAGATGTTGCACGCGCAGAAGAAGAAATGGAAAAAATTGAAATCAAAGACGAGCCTGCCGGTGAAGATTGTGAAGTCTGCGGTAGCCCGATGGTAATTAAAATGGGGCGTTATGGTAAGTTTATGGCATGTTCAAATTTTCCAGATTGTCGCAATACAAAAGCAATTACGAAACCGATTGGTGTTAAATGTCCTAAGTGTAAAACAGGTGATGTCGTCGAACGTAAATCTAAGAAAAACCGTGTCTTTTATGGTTGTTCAAATTATCCAGAATGTGATTTTATCTCGTGGGATAAACCTATCGGCAGAGATTGTCCAAAATGTAACCATTATCTTGCTGAACACAAAAAAGGACGTACAACGCAAGTCGTTTGTTCGAACTGTGATTATAAAGAAGAAGTTCAAAAATAA